The Onychomys torridus chromosome 4, mOncTor1.1, whole genome shotgun sequence genome includes a window with the following:
- the LOC118581788 gene encoding olfactory receptor 8H1-like translates to MNIWNYTNKPDFVLMGLTDSKEIQLVLSVIFLLIYLVTVLGNIGVILIIRLDVQLHTPMYFFLTHLSLLDLSYSTVITPKTLENLLTSNKNISFMGCFTQMYFFVLLAASECFLLSSMAYDRYVAICNPLHYSFIMSSRFCSALLTVSYVFGAVDSTVNMICMATLDFCNSNVIHDFFCDASPLIALSCSNTHDIEFTILIFAGSTLLLSLITISVSYVSILSAILKINSTTGKKKAFSTCASHILAVTIFYGTLIFTHLKSNKSFSLVKDQVASVFYTIVIPMLNPLIYSLRNKEVKSAVSRVIKKRESSGQIRS, encoded by the coding sequence ATGAACATCTGGAATTATACAAACAAGCCTGATTTCGTCCTCATGGGGCTGACAGATTCCAAAGAGATCCAGCTGGTCCTCTCTGTGATTTTTCTCCTGATATACTTGGTCACTGTGCTGGGGAACATAGGTGTAATTCTGATTATTCGTCTAGATGTCCAGCTTCACACTCCGATGTATTTCTTCCTTACCCACCTGTCATTGCTTGATCTCAGTTACTCAACTGTCATCACACCTAAAACCTTAGAGAACCTGCTGACTTCAAACAAGAACATTTCCTTCATGGGCTGCTTCACTCAAATGTACTTTTTTGTCCTTTTGGCCGCTTCTGAGTGTTTCCTTCTGTCTTCAATGGCCTATGATCGGTACGTAGCTATCTGTAACCCTCTAcactattcatttattatgtccAGCAGATTCTGCAGTGCCCTTCTTACTGTGTCATATGTGTTTGGAGCTGTGGATTCTACTGTTAATATGATATGCATGGCCACACTGGATTTCTGCAACTCTAATGTCATCCATGACTTTTTTTGTGATGCATCCCCACTTATAGCCCTGTCTTGCAGCAACACACATGATATTGAATTCACTATACTTATCTTTGCTGGGTCCACCCTACTGTTGTCCCTTATTACAATATCTGTGTCTTATGTGTCCATTCTTTCTGCTATTTTGAAAATCAATTcaactacaggaaaaaaaaaggccttCTCAACTTGTGCCTCTCATATCCTGGCAGTTACCATATTTTATGGAACCCTGATCTTTACTCATTTAAAATCAAATAAGTCCTTCTCCTTGGTAAAAGATCAAGTGGCTTCTGTGTTCTACACCATTGTGATCCCCATGCTTAACCCACTCATTTATagtctcagaaacaaagaagtgaaaagtGCAGTCAGCAGAGTtatcaagaagagagagagctctgGACAAATAAGATCATAA